A single region of the Salarchaeum japonicum genome encodes:
- a CDS encoding archease, whose amino-acid sequence MYELREHTADVAVEAGGETLGDAFAAAADGMAAAMCEDVPDGGERFKVAETANSRERLLYDYLDRLIYERDVRGVLPVDNAATVTDTADGYRLTGSARGVPLADVHARDLKAVTYSEMDVAETETGWRAYVVFDV is encoded by the coding sequence ATGTACGAACTCCGCGAACACACCGCCGACGTCGCCGTCGAAGCCGGCGGGGAGACGCTCGGCGACGCGTTCGCCGCCGCCGCGGACGGCATGGCGGCCGCGATGTGCGAGGACGTTCCCGACGGCGGCGAGCGCTTCAAGGTCGCGGAGACCGCGAACTCGCGCGAACGCCTGCTCTACGACTACCTCGACCGCCTCATCTACGAACGCGACGTGCGCGGCGTCCTCCCCGTGGACAACGCCGCCACCGTCACCGACACCGCGGACGGCTACCGGCTCACCGGGAGCGCGCGCGGCGTCCCGCTCGCGGACGTGCACGCCCGCGACCTGAAGGCCGTCACGTACTCCGAGATGGACGTCGCGGAGACCGAAACGGGCTGGCGAGCGTACGTCGTCTTCGACGTGTAG
- a CDS encoding DUF502 domain-containing protein has translation MSADSMPPPDRVQEAGENAYAKVREAALTGVAVIIPLLITIYVLTAAIGVFEDMLRPVREAMLQADVAPFASTLLIELTAVVLLVAVIFAVGFTASFSYGQKAIAYFDKLVERVPGIGAVYKSFRQMSDVMLESDANNFQEVKLVEYPHEGTYTLGFETTRTPKPLRNAASDDTLRTLFLPLAPNPVMGGFLAHIPEERIMDVDMTVEEGMRAVVTTGVAVAGDDTEGLSQEELSRLTGSDMADALSDDE, from the coding sequence ATGTCCGCCGACTCGATGCCGCCGCCGGATCGCGTGCAAGAAGCCGGGGAGAACGCCTACGCGAAAGTCCGGGAAGCGGCGCTCACCGGTGTCGCCGTCATCATCCCGCTCCTCATCACCATCTACGTCCTCACCGCCGCAATCGGCGTGTTCGAGGACATGCTGCGACCCGTGCGGGAGGCGATGCTGCAGGCGGACGTCGCGCCGTTCGCGTCCACGCTCCTCATCGAACTCACCGCCGTCGTCCTGCTCGTCGCCGTCATCTTCGCCGTCGGGTTCACCGCCTCGTTCTCGTACGGCCAGAAAGCCATCGCGTACTTCGACAAACTCGTCGAGCGCGTCCCCGGCATCGGCGCGGTGTACAAGAGCTTCCGGCAGATGAGCGACGTGATGCTCGAATCCGACGCGAACAACTTCCAGGAAGTGAAGCTCGTCGAGTACCCCCACGAGGGCACGTACACGCTCGGGTTCGAGACCACGCGCACGCCGAAGCCGCTCCGGAACGCCGCGAGCGACGACACACTCCGCACGCTCTTCCTCCCGCTCGCCCCGAACCCGGTCATGGGCGGGTTCCTCGCGCACATCCCCGAAGAACGCATCATGGACGTGGACATGACCGTCGAGGAGGGGATGCGCGCCGTCGTCACCACGGGCGTCGCCGTCGCCGGCGACGACACGGAAGGCCTCTCACAGGAGGAACTCTCGCGGCTCACCGGAAGCGACATGGCGGACGCGCTCTCAGACGACGAGTAG
- a CDS encoding GNAT family N-acetyltransferase, with the protein MSVTVEKRVVPRGDDDYLQEAWELKEEIREDEALLKQRWRFFADAYERATVYAYVAGDDTLVGFAAARRDGYILFLAVSPDYRGEGFGERLVAAVAEDAETVSCHARASNENALAFYKHLGFEVERRIENYYEDGGTAYYLRLGERGKFRDKLSEFLRR; encoded by the coding sequence GTGAGCGTCACCGTCGAGAAGCGCGTCGTTCCCCGGGGCGACGACGACTACCTCCAGGAGGCCTGGGAGTTGAAGGAGGAGATTCGGGAGGACGAAGCCCTCCTGAAGCAGCGGTGGCGGTTCTTCGCGGACGCCTACGAGCGCGCGACCGTGTACGCGTACGTCGCGGGCGACGACACGCTCGTCGGGTTCGCGGCCGCGCGCCGCGACGGCTACATCCTCTTCCTCGCGGTCTCGCCCGACTATCGCGGCGAGGGGTTCGGGGAGCGCCTCGTCGCGGCGGTTGCGGAGGACGCGGAGACCGTGTCGTGTCACGCCCGCGCGTCGAACGAGAACGCGCTCGCGTTCTACAAGCACCTCGGGTTCGAGGTGGAGCGCCGCATCGAGAACTACTACGAGGACGGCGGCACCGCGTACTACCTCCGTCTCGGGGAGCGCGGGAAGTTCCGGGACAAACTCAGCGAGTTCCTGCGGCGGTAA